TGGCAGCACCGATACAGCGGCGTTCAACGATTCATGTGTAAACTTGAGTCTGTTTGATGCTCGattcgaaagaaaaaatccacATTGAACTTGACATGCATATaaaattaataaaaaaatataaatttCGTAATATTCAGGCATACTACTAATactattactattattattcttgttATAGCGGGACCGTACAAAAGGATATTTTGTTACTGACTATAAAATGGGGGCAATACTGAACATGGCaatgaggaaaaataaCATGTAGAAGTCCTCATCAAGAAGTCTGGAACCAGCCTATATTAGTCTTATTTACCCCGGAATGATTACTCCGAAGGGCACGTACGATTCGGTAGCCAAGTTTCAAGGAACGGATTTGCATCAAGATGTCGATTACGCAGTACTGGAACAACGGAGGACACAGTTAGAGGCCCTCATCGTGGAGAGAGAATCTTTTATTAAAAACTTGTGCTCTCTCTCTCACAAAATCCAGAACACCAAGAATTACCAAGAGTTTGTGGACGTATTGATGGAAAGTCGAGATTTACTGCGAGAGATATTCACTGTGGAGAACGGATttcagaaacaaaaatgggTCAATCATGACGATATCCCTCAGGTAGACTGGGACAAGTTTGCCATAAGTATGAATGCTTATATAGCGGAAAACGATAAGTTATTAGCAATGTATGAAGACGGCTTATTATGACCGATTGACGACTATGGACACTgttcaaatatatatgtactaCATAAATATAAGAACAAAACAACGCTACTGATATAgcaataatgataataattcAAAATATCGTGCTTAAACTGCGGAAGTGTACGTTCGCGTATCTCTGCATGTTTTACCTCCAAGTATTGACGACGCAGCTCACCAATATTTCATAAAGCACTGTTCATCAATAAAGGGAAAAATCGCCCCGATGTGATATAAAATGTTGTAGCCCCCTAACCAAGAACAAACTCATCTACCAAACAAAGGGACCAAAGCTGACATGTTGTTATATAGGCCTACCATGAGAGTGGCGGTAAGACCGTTACAGTATGCCAGGTTCCAATCCTCGTACACCAGCATTACTAAATTGACCAATCTAACAGAATTTAAGAATCTCATCAAGCAAAATGACAAACTGGTGATTGATTTTTATGCCACTTGGTGCGGTCCTTGTAAGATGATGCAACCACATTTAACGAAGTTGATTCAAGCCTACCCAGAAGTAAGATTTGTCAAATGCGACGTGGATGAGTCTCCAGATATTGCAAAAGAGTGTGAAGTGACGGCTATGCCCACTTTTGTTCTTGGCAAAGACGGCCAACTCATCGATAGGATCATCGGAGCCAATCCTGATGCGTTGGGAAAGGGAATCAAGGACCTATAAACTATTATATTCATAAACACATGTagttttcttcagttttAAATataggaaagaaaaaagatatagtaaatatatataaaagagaaagtaAGCTTATACAATATACAAACAAATTAGTATCAAGTgaaatttgatgaattatAGTTTTTAAAGACACAGAAGAAGGAAGGGAGGGATGAATGGTGAGAAAGTGactgtttcttttcaaaagcgTACCTGAATCATAACATAACAAAAAAgtagataaaaaaaagaataggGAGAAAGAtataatgacaatgaattgaagaatAGTT
The genomic region above belongs to Saccharomyces kudriavzevii IFO 1802 strain IFO1802 genome assembly, chromosome: 3 and contains:
- the AHC2 gene encoding Ahc2p (similar to Saccharomyces cerevisiae AHC2 (YCR082W); ancestral locus Anc_6.358), with translation MITPKGTYDSVAKFQGTDLHQDVDYAVLEQRRTQLEALIVERESFIKNLCSLSHKIQNTKNYQEFVDVLMESRDLLREIFTVENGFQKQKWVNHDDIPQVDWDKFAISMNAYIAENDKLLAMYEDGLL
- the TRX3 gene encoding Trx3p (similar to Saccharomyces cerevisiae TRX3 (YCR083W); ancestral locus Anc_6.359), whose amino-acid sequence is MLLYRPTMRVAVRPLQYARFQSSYTSITKLTNLTEFKNLIKQNDKLVIDFYATWCGPCKMMQPHLTKLIQAYPEVRFVKCDVDESPDIAKECEVTAMPTFVLGKDGQLIDRIIGANPDALGKGIKDL